From one Basilea psittacipulmonis DSM 24701 genomic stretch:
- a CDS encoding DNA cytosine methyltransferase gives MNLKDLTFIDLFAGIGGFHQALSSVGANCVYASEWDKHAAKTYYENYHIMPVGDITQIKAEDIPTHDILCAGFPCQAFSISGKQRGFEDTRGTLFFDIARIVAHHHPKILLLENVKNLVKHNNGHTLSTIVSTLKELKYDVYYQVLNASHFGVPQNRERIYFVAFRQDLNVKRFHMPKPPHTPVTLIDFLEAHPDIRPITRSDISINKSYQAETDMFGNPIAPNRPIQIGFLGKGGQGERIYHPLGHAITLSAYGGGVGAKTGLYQINGQIRKLTPRECARLQGFPDNFKITASKSQAYQQFGNSVAIPVLKALLKEIEAIQ, from the coding sequence ATGAACCTTAAAGATCTGACTTTTATTGACTTATTTGCAGGAATTGGTGGCTTTCATCAAGCACTAAGCAGTGTGGGAGCAAACTGTGTGTATGCCAGCGAGTGGGATAAGCATGCCGCAAAAACTTATTACGAAAACTATCACATCATGCCAGTAGGTGATATTACACAGATAAAAGCGGAAGATATTCCCACACACGACATTTTATGTGCAGGTTTTCCTTGCCAAGCTTTTTCTATTTCTGGCAAACAACGCGGTTTTGAAGACACAAGAGGTACTTTATTTTTTGATATCGCCAGAATTGTGGCACATCATCATCCAAAAATATTACTTCTGGAAAATGTTAAAAATTTGGTAAAACATAATAATGGCCACACATTAAGCACCATTGTTTCTACTTTAAAAGAGCTAAAATACGATGTTTACTATCAGGTGTTAAATGCCAGTCATTTTGGTGTTCCTCAAAATCGTGAACGTATTTATTTCGTAGCATTTCGACAAGATCTAAATGTAAAACGGTTTCATATGCCTAAACCTCCTCACACACCTGTGACGTTAATAGATTTTTTAGAGGCACACCCCGACATTCGCCCGATTACTCGATCTGATATTTCCATTAATAAATCATATCAAGCAGAAACAGATATGTTTGGCAATCCTATCGCACCGAATCGTCCTATTCAAATCGGTTTTTTAGGCAAAGGTGGCCAAGGCGAACGTATTTATCACCCTTTAGGACATGCGATTACATTATCTGCTTATGGAGGTGGGGTTGGAGCCAAAACTGGTTTATATCAAATCAATGGACAAATCAGAAAACTAACACCCAGAGAATGTGCTAGATTACAAGGCTTTCCAGACAACTTCAAAATCACTGCATCAAAATCCCAAGCCTATCAGCAATTCGGAAACAGCGTTGCGATTCCTGTGTTAAAAGCCTTGTTAAAAGAAATTGAAGCGATTCAATGA